TGCAACTTTAATGAACTTCCTCTTGGGTGGCTGAAACTTAAGGATTCAACAGAGTTCATTCACTCTTCTTGGTTTTCCTGATAACTTTGCCTTGTATGAATTTCAGActcaaaagagaaggaagagactaatgctggaaaaaaaaaggcttatgAGGCTTTGAACTAGAGGACTTAGAGGAAATATGTCCTATTTTTAGACAGTTATGCAGACTAACTGGACTAAAACATTAAACAATGATGCTGCGAACATGATGCTATTTGCACCCACATACCCTCCTTGACATTACCCAGGCTTATCCGCTCCTCCCACTCCAATGAAAAGCCCCATTTTGTATTGCTGCCCTCGACATGGGACAACCTGTGAGGCAGCTGAGGACCAGCAACAAACCAGCAACAAACCAGCATCACCAGTCCCTACCAGGCCAGGCAGCTGGGCAGCAACCTGCGAGTGCTGTGCTGAGAGTGAGCCCCCAGTGCAGCACATCCTTCCAGGTCTGACatggcagtggcagctgcagctgcccaggagagatggaaaaagaaCATGAACCCCCTGCCTCAAAAGCTGAGCGTGGCCTGAGTGTGGAGGGTGTTCCCTACAGGATCAAGgcacatccagaggagggcacaAGTGTGAGATCCAAAAATACATCCCGAGTCCCTTGCACTGGAGCATCAATCACATCAGGATTTCCTAATCAGTGATGTCAAAGCCACATCCTCTTGAAGGCAGTGACTGCCCTTGTTTCGAGGTGGGGGCTgaggacagcacagagctctgccaagTGTGGATCCAGCACCAGCCTCTGCCTCAGTGGGGCCACAGAACTGCCCTCAGGAGCTTCACTTTCACAGCAGAGTGGGTTTCTCAGCCCTTCTCCCCCAGTATGGAAGACAGTTTCTCTAAACAATCCTGACGAAGTTTCTCTTTAATCTCTCTGACAAAGAACAACACTAAAGTCATTCCAGCCCCACTGGCACATCAGGAGGTGGCTTTCTCTACCTCCACCAGCAATAAAGCTCAACCCGCAACACAGCATCAGACTTGACACTGTCAAGGAGGGCTGAATCACAAGCAGGGAGTGCACAAATCACACCCTGAGCTCTCTCTCATTGCAGACCAGagtgctctctgctgctgctgcctggctcacCTTGTCCCATTCCCTGCTAAATGCCAGGACATGCCCATCACACAGCACACAAGGCAACACTTGcaccagctcagcagggcatggagggaacctgccagcacatcccacctctgctgtccctggctgaCACATGGCAAGTCATCAGGAAAACTCCCACCTCAGCCTGGAGCATGTTTGTACAGAAGAGGATACTCTGCTGAAGGCAATGAGGGATTTGCAtggagagggcaggaggagaggagcagaaacAAGAAACAAGACATGGGCTGCCTCAACCCACAGGTCACTGTTTTAGAGACCAACACTGCAACCAGTCCTGGGACTCTGATTCATGGGGCAGCCACTGCTCAGACCCCTCTGCAGCACCATGACGGGCATTGTCCAGACCCTACAGCACATCTGATTCCTTCCCACACGCACGCCCTTCATCTGGgatcccagggcaggggggagtggaatgggcagaaatgagggaTGAGAAAGGACTCTCAGATcctccctcctggagcagcccctcacCAGATGCTTTGCTCACGGTCCATCCTTGCCTCTCCTCCTTCCAACCCCAGactcctgcagtgcctggcagcctGCACCACCCTaccctggcacagcaggcagTCACAGTCCCCCTAAGCCTCCTCCCGTGTGGGCCACGTAGCGTCCTTAGTCTCGCCTGATTTCCCAAGAACTACAGCCTAAAGTCACTGATGCCCCTCACGCCGCAGCTCTCCACACCCACGTCCCCTTTGCACCGAGCCCTGTCCCTCACACCCGCAGCCCCAACCCTGTCACCCCTCAGCCCGTCaccccctcacggccccggcccTTCCCGTCCCTCACTCACCTCGCGCTCGGCCCCGCTCGTGCAgccgcccccccccccagctccccgTCACCCCCGGCCCCACGCGTCACCGCGCACGCCCTGACGCCACCGCACCCCGCGCGCGCGACCaatcgccgccgccgccggggggCCCCGCGCCCGCGTCACCACGGCAACGGCCCCGCCCCACTCCGCGCCGCACCGCCCCCTGCCGGGAACCGCCCGCACTGCGCCTCGCGGCGGGAGCGGAGCCTCATGGGAAGTGTAGGCGCTGCCTGTGGCGTGTTCTGGGGGCGGAGCGTTCTGGGGGCGGGGCGTTCTCGGGGCGGAGCGTCCTGAGGGCTGCCCAATATGGCGATGGCCCTGGCTGAGGGCAGTTGGCTCCGCGCCTAAGTACCCCCCAAGCATTGCCAGtgacccccttctcccccagcaGTTTGCACCGCGGCCCCCTCGCGCCTCGACGGAACACAATAACCCAGCCTCGaagtggagctgggaagggctcaCTGTGCCCAGAAAACCCGAGCAGAGTGGCAGGATCCTGTGTCCAAGTAGCCTGGCCAGGATGgtgtggagcaggcagggacccCACAAGGGACCCCACTCAGGGCCACCCCTGATATATGATATATTCTGTGTgccagcagagggaagggggcAGAGACGATGCATTTGACCTGTGGCCCCTGCAGTGCTCATGCCCTCGTCGTGCGTCAGCACGGCTGCGTgggcctgggctgccctgcGCCCCGGGCACACTGAGGGCTTTGTCCCGGGGCCCCTTCGGCCACGGTGGAAAAAAGCTGAGAGAGAAACGCTGTGAGACTGGGGGCAGTGCTGCTCAAGGCCCGGGAGGAAACAGATCATAAGATCATAATCTCTGTAACGAACTCAGCTCATCTCTGAGTGCAGAGATAGAGTTGGTGCAGAGCTTGCTCCCCCGGGCCTGTTCCAGAGGCGACCCTGGCTCTATGCCCCAGGCTATAAACACCCCAAAGGCACAACTGACTAGGACTGTATTTATACAGAGGTGCTTGGAAAACTAACCCAAACGATGCTGTGTTATTgggacttttttgttttgttctgtgtccCTCTTGGCCCTCCACACACCAACCAAAAATCTGCTGGTGGGGCCACTCTTCACAGGTTGTGGCTGATTCCATTCAAAGGGCTCTTTCACACAGAGGAAATCCAAACCCTACCCTGCCAAGGAAAGGGGGTtggtgcctgcagggctgctagTGCGTGGGGCAGGAGGTCTGTGGCCAGTGGCTCCAAAAGCTTTATTGGTCATTAGTTTCTGCTAACTAAGTGGCTCCAGTACTACTACCCACTGCCAGGGAACACAGTGGTAGCTGTAGTTGGGGACACCTGACGTGGTGTGGGGTGACAAGAAGACCCTGCTTGCTCAGTCCAGGTGTTGTTGGCTGGTGGCAAAGCCCCACACGCTGGAGCAGAGTGAATGATGCAGAAGGGTTGTTGTAGAAACCAAGGGGGAACTGCAGCCCTGGGCCACAGGGCACTGACCCAGCAGCGGCTCTATTTTAGTCCAGGTATAAAACAGAGCACAAGGAATTGAGTCCTGCAGTCCAGAGAAGGTCCCACTGCCCTCTCCCCAGCACTCGGCTGCCTGAGCCTCCTGGCAcgtggtggctgcagcccttcaCTGATGGAAATGGGAGCACTTCTGTCTTATGCAGTCCCctgtgggctctgtgctggtccCCATGCAGAGATGGCCACACTGACTGTCCACCTGGAGGGACAAGCTGAGCCCTGCCATTCCTAGCTGGGATCTGCCATCCTGGTGGGCTAATTGGTGGGCTCTGTGGCCATGGTGTCCGCATCTGGAGATGGCAACATGCTGCTGTTCCCACCGTTGCTCACgttttccttgctgttttccCTCGGGGGGTCACTGCCTTTATCCTCCACCCTCTGTTTGAGTTTGAGGGAAGAATCTTTCCGTGACAGAAGGGGCTGGTAGCCAGCGAAGACTCCTCCACTCACATTTGTTCGCTTGTCTGGGGGTGGACAGAGAGAGAATTGTTTACCTGGGGCCCAAACTAACTGTTCAGCTGAGAAAAAGGTTTGTGGAGTCCCTCCTTGCAGGAGGCATTGTGGCATCTTCTCTGAGAGTCCTTCCAGCCACCAGATGCCCCCCAAAAGAGGAAGGTGGCTGGGGGTGTGGGCTCATGCCCCAGCATGGGGGATGAAGGGAAGGGTGGTCAGCTGGCTCAGCTGGTCTCCTACCTCCGGGCCCGATGGGGTGCATCAGTCGGTTCATCTGGACGTTCCAGTGCTTGACGTTGGTGCTGGCCTGTCGCAGCTTCCGCtgggctgcctgccagggcacGGAGGAAAGGGtgagctgctgccccactgGGACCAGGGGCACGGCTTTCCCTTCCCTGAGTAAGCCTGCATTGGAGGTTCCCTCTGGGATGGAGACCCAGTTCTCCCTCCTCCAGCCAGACCTTCTGCTCCCCCTCCAAGCCTCCCCCCTTCACACACTCCTGCTGTTGACATCACTTTGGACAGCAGTGCtttgtccccagggcaggacacGCTTGTCCTGTCTCAGCCACTGCGTCATGCCGTGCCTGCATGTGGCACAGCTCAGAAACCCCCACAGCAGTTCCAGCTTGGTCCTCCCCAGTATGGAGGTGACTCTGCAAGGGCTGGAAAGTCCCCTGGGTTCACTGTGTGAGGAGATGTGGCACAGATGTGATGCTCACCATGACATCTTGGTCCACCCGCTGCCTGTTCACTCTCActtcttccagctgcttctgtgcCTCTTCCAGACACTTGTTCTTGTTCTCCATCTCCTGCTTGAGGACTTGCTTCTCCCTCTGAGTTCTGATTATATATTCTTCTtgctcctccttcagcttcatCAGCTGTTTCagcttctcctcttcctcagccagTAGCCTGACAATGAAGAGCAATAGGTGAGGATGTCCCCCTGCCAATTCTTCCACCAGccttccctgtcccagcctgcatACTGGGAAGTCACCAGCACACCCCAGTACCCAGGAGcactgagctgccctgggagcagggctgcccaaGGAGGGGGAGGGATGCCCTGGTCCTACCTGGCCTGAGCATATCTCACAGCCTCCTCGTCCTGCCGCGCTttcacctcctgctgcagggcctcCTGGAGCCTCTCCTGCATGTCCTCCAGCTCCAGGATACGCTTGCGCTGCCGCTCTGCCTCAGCCTCCTTCAGGACCATCTCTGCCTGCATGGAGGCACGAGCCTGCGGCGGGGACAGGAGCCATCAGTGGGCCAGGCCAccaccagtgtccccagtaCCCATTTAGGCCCACCAGGTGGAGTTtgccagagcaggggcagcccATGGTGACAGGTCCAAAGCAAAGCTCTTTCCCTCCTCAGGAGACAGGCTGTGTCATTTGGAGCCAGTGCTGGCTTTGAGGTCAGAAATGGgctccctgtccagcctggcacCAGCATTTGCCTCTCATTGTCCCACAGCTAAAGCCCCTTGAGACAGGTTGTCTTCATCTCCTGCTCAAAGGGATCTCACGCACAACAGAGCCCAGAGGTGatggtggcagcagcactgtACATCCACacccctgggctgccccaggcaagggaaagagaaggaagcaCCCACCCCGTGAGCACCACAGCCCATGTGGGATGCACCCACCTGCTCGGCCTCCCGCAGCTGGATCTCCAGGGTCCTCTGCATCTCCTCGTGCTGCTGCCTCCGtcgctgctcctcctcctgcagcaggatctCTGCCTGCCTCTGCGCCTccttgagcagctccagctcctgcagcttcctctccttttcctcctgcagctgcttgagCCGTTGTGTCTCCTCCTCCTTGGCCGCCTTGCGCTGCTCccgctgctccctctgctctcgGCGCTTCTGCTTCAGGTCCTTGTGCAGGGACTTCTTTCCCTCGGCCTGCAGCCGGATGGCAGTCTGGatggctgcagagggagggcacggtcagtggggacagcaggggcacggggaagctggggaaggggcgTGGGGTGGGCACGGACCGAGCGTCCACTCCTGGCGCTGCCGGGTGTCCGAGGCGCTCATCTCGTAGGTGCGGGACGAGGTCTTCACACAGAACATGCACCTCTTCCCATCCCTGTCTGGcaacacctgcagggagaggacACAGCACAGCGTTACCCCACCTTATCCCCCTGTCTTCAGCCACAGGACTGGCTCTCCCACGCTCATGGATGTGACGTTGTGTGTTCTTGGGTCTCCCTTCCAGGGGTCTGAAGGGTCTGCTGTCCCCATGCTGAGTGTGGCCCGGGCTGTACCTCCACGCAGCAATGCTTGTCCAACGCGATGCtccccttcttctccttccGTTCCTCACTCATGTAGTAGGACAGGGCACTGGGCTTCAGCATGAACCACCGCTCTGACCAGTTCCTCCTCAGCTGGCCCTTCTTCCAGAGGTAGCCCTGCACCCGAGAGACACGGAGATCAAAACGGGGTGGGAGCAGGACTGAGCTTGTGCCCCAGAATATGTGGGCTCCTTGCCTGTTTGAGCACATCCTCGATGACCTCCTGGTacacctcctccacagccatgCTGATGGCCTCCTGCTCGATGCCTCTGAGGAACCTCCCCGAGTTCACCATGTCCAGGAACTGCCAGACCGTGAGGCCGCCCTGCCCCTGCGGCTCCTGGGACAGGTAATCATCCAGCTCGCAGCAGTTCAGCTCCACGTTCATGGCCGTGCAGATCTTCTTCAGCAGATACTCCACCTGTGGGGAGGAGGACACTCAGTGACAGTGTCTCTGTCTGAGACAAGGCTGGCCCCACCCCATTAACCCATTTTGGAGAGCCCAAGGCCACATCTCTCTcaaggcagcaggctggctCAGGAGACTGGAGCTGGGTTAGAGTTTGACCTCTACCAagaggttttcctttttaaccccAAGGCTGGGATGTTTATTCTGGTTTGTCTGCAGAATAAGAAAACTCTGTAGCAGCCAAGAGCCTGAAGGAGTACAGGCCAGCACTGCTGAACACCATTCAGGACTGATGTCTCAAAGCCACAGTGAGCTCAGCACCACTGCTTCCCAAAAATCACTGGGGAGAAGCAGGGGACAGGTCCCTATGGAGAGGAGCAtcattttaaaactgcaaataaaaagaGTCAAGGTGGTTGACATGGTGTGGGGAAGACTTACTCCAGCTCAAGTTttgctgccagctctcctctgcccacAATCCGGGGACTGAGACCAGTGGGTGACTGCAAGGAGCCACACAGGAAGGTGACACACAGCAGAGTCCCCACACCCAGCTGGATTTTTTATGTCATTTAATTGTGAAAAGGGCGAGAATTGAATGCTGGTGCTCATGATGATTCAGTTTTTCATGGTCTGGGGAACAGGAAACACctctcccagggcacaggaagtGTGGTTGCCCTCCTACGTCTGCGCAGcatggtgcttcttgccttttttctcctctcctcttcttttctttttttttttaattttgacttTTCTGCTGATCTCAGGAGGTTGATGGGGTAGAAGGCAACAGCAGCCATTTGCCCAGCCAAGTTCCTTCTGCTGAGACCACTCTTGGCTTCTGCATGTGTGCATTCTCCCCAGATCTGCCCCCCTTCTCATGGGGGTTTAATCTGACCCCAGAGAAAGGGAGAACCTTCCCCCCTAAATGCTGTGGAATTTGGAGATTACTGTGAGGCTTTTCTTTGGCTGGCACCTCACCCTTAACACCCTTcatgctgggcaggggctgagccctgggtgGCAGTGGCCATGGAGAGGGACAGCCAGGTCTGCTATTCCACTGCCCTCTAGGCAGGAGAGGCTGAAGCACTTTGGAGGGGTGTCCCCTTTAAAGTCCCCCTCTTTTCCCTGGGCAGTGGGGGTGactgtgggcacagcaggggtgTCCAGGGCAGACAGCCCCCTTGTCCCACCCCGAGCCTCCTCTCTCTCATCCCCTGAAACAACACATCTTGCAGGATGCAGTGGGACATGCCAGGAAGTGATAGTGTCACCCACAAAtggggctctgccagcacatGGAGCCCTgggaggacagggctgggaggagaggcaggtCCTACCTCATCTGGCACCATGACAAGAGGGTATTTGTCTTCAGACAGAAAGTTGAAGAGACACCAGAGCTTGAAAGCATCCTGGTGGGACACAACACTATTCCCATTCCGGTCGGGTTTGTAGTTCTTCTTTGCTGTCAGGGTCCAGCAGAGCTCATCGAAGTTTTCTTTGACAAAAGCACCTTCCTCCACCTGCAGGCAGGAGTCAGGGGGTGAGTGGGAGCTGAAGAGCTACAGAGGGGAGTTCTGGGGGAGGAAGTGCTGGGGAGAAGAAGCCCTCACTCCTAAAATCTGTCCAGTGAGAAGCATGGGGTGATTGGCAGCACTAGCAGGAACCCTGGGGTGAAGCACAGGCAGGATGATGTGGAGCTCTCATCCCCAGTGCCTccatggtttggggtttcttgttATCCCATTCAACCACAAGGAGGAACTGAGGAGTGAAGGGAAGCCAGCAGGAATGGTGCCTCCACCAGCCTCgtccctgctgctgttctttAATTGTGTCCTGGCACTGTGAGCTGCCCCAGGCAGCATGTTTGGTGCAGATGGGTCAAATGAGATGGGGATCAGGGGagctctggctgtccctgggtgctctatcccagctgtgtgagcacaggAGCAAACTGTAGCAGCAAACCTGGAGGAAAACCTTTGGGTGGCAAAAGCTAAAAGCTTCTCTTACTAGGAAAACCCACTTCCCCCTTTTCAGGCTGCCTCTGGGATTCTATCAGCCATGGTGAAACCAGAAGGGGTGGGTTTAAAGATCACCTTCCAAAGAACCATGTGGGCAACTGGAAGGATTTTGGCCACTCTGTGATGGGGAGATTGGGCTGGGCTGACCttgggcagctccctgcagccaagATCAGCATTGCTGGACCAAACTGGGCAGCTGCTGACCAGCTCTGGGCAAGGCAaagatgggcacagggatggggactggcACAGGGACAAGAACACCAGGAGAGCCAGGGGAGCAAAGTGTtcctgcacccagctctggccccttTCTGTGAGCACACAGTGGAAGAAAGCTGTCAGTCATTCTTCCTCTCCTCACATGCCTGGAAGAAACAGCACCCACAGACCAACCTCTGGCTGTGTCAGACAAAGGTGTCTTTgaaccacagaaaaaaagagagaaagcccctgcccaccccaactctgctcctgcttgcagctcatcctcctccctctcctctttgcCAAATGAGGTCACCCCTCAAAGGTGAGGATAAAAGGGGCTGATTTCTCTCTCTGAGCTCTTCAGGAAATGTGGGCAGAGATGCTGCTCCATCCAGAGCTGTGACGTAAAGGGATGACTCCATCCTTGCCAGGGAGATGCTGAGTGTTAAACATTTCTCACTCATTTTGGCCTTCACCCGAgcagtccccatccctctgcaccCTCTTTCCACCCACCAAGGAATGTGATTTCCAAGAGCTAAGGGGAGCTCCCAGGAACCTCAATGCTCTCAcgtgaggagcagcaggtctGGGGGATGACCAAGGAGCTCACCTTGTCCAGGATGTACTTGTTGAGGTAGGGCATGTAGCCCTGGCTGGACACTGgcccatcatcatcatcacgGAAATGCTCCTCCAGTGCCACGGGGTCGTGGGGGATGCACAGCACTGTGTACAGGTTGTGAGACAGCACCTGGCCAAGCACAAGGGGTGGTGAGAAGGTGAAcaacctccagccctgccccagcacatcCCCAAGGTGCCACCCCCTCACTCACCCCCCTGGGGACTGTGCCCTGCACGGCATCAcctcccagcagccacagcatcGAGGCAAGGTTTGGGTTTGGCATAATTTCCAAATGTAAACTTTAGAGAATCATTTAGAAACAGACAAAAATCGAGGATTTTTCCACATTAGTTTCTTTTCTTGACATATGAGGAACTTCTTTCTTGAAAGGGCTGTTTCAAACCTCTCAGAGCAAACAGGACTCGCTCTGATCTAGAAAAGCTGATAAGCCACCCCAAGCTATGCACTTGGCACAACCAtggcccagccaggcagcacccactgtctgctggggacacagaaaGATGGAAACATGAAAATAGGAAAGACTGGTGAGAAACTAAGCAAAGGTTTTGTCTGGAATGGAGATCTGGAGACACACCATCCCCAGAAATActcagcaaggcttgccaaCAGCCCACTTTgttcaaacccccccaaataaAGCATGTTTACAAGCTCATGGATTTCCCAAGTGCTGGAAAGCCTGGAGCAAGGCTGCCCATGAGCACCAGCAGCATCTCTAGCCTGTGATGCTCTCCTTGCCTTTACATCCCAGAAGCAGGAGATGGTTAAACGAGTGTCCCAGCCTGACACCTCCCCACTGCACCAGGATCTGCCACTGCAGCTTGCCAAGGGCTCaagagaggggctggaggagatGGAACAGCATCCTTACttctctgtgcagggctggaaatttcct
This region of Haemorhous mexicanus isolate bHaeMex1 chromosome 25, bHaeMex1.pri, whole genome shotgun sequence genomic DNA includes:
- the DEF6 gene encoding differentially expressed in FDCP 6 homolog yields the protein MDLRAELLKSIWYAFTALDVERSGKVSKSQLKVLSHNLYTVLCIPHDPVALEEHFRDDDDGPVSSQGYMPYLNKYILDKVEEGAFVKENFDELCWTLTAKKNYKPDRNGNSVVSHQDAFKLWCLFNFLSEDKYPLVMVPDEVEYLLKKICTAMNVELNCCELDDYLSQEPQGQGGLTVWQFLDMVNSGRFLRGIEQEAISMAVEEVYQEVIEDVLKQGYLWKKGQLRRNWSERWFMLKPSALSYYMSEERKEKKGSIALDKHCCVEVLPDRDGKRCMFCVKTSSRTYEMSASDTRQRQEWTLAIQTAIRLQAEGKKSLHKDLKQKRREQREQREQRKAAKEEETQRLKQLQEEKERKLQELELLKEAQRQAEILLQEEEQRRRQQHEEMQRTLEIQLREAEQARASMQAEMVLKEAEAERQRKRILELEDMQERLQEALQQEVKARQDEEAVRYAQARLLAEEEEKLKQLMKLKEEQEEYIIRTQREKQVLKQEMENKNKCLEEAQKQLEEVRVNRQRVDQDVMAAQRKLRQASTNVKHWNVQMNRLMHPIGPGDKRTNVSGGVFAGYQPLLSRKDSSLKLKQRVEDKGSDPPRENSKENVSNGGNSSMLPSPDADTMATEPTN